GACGAGATGGTACAACACATTCCTGGTTGAATCTTGGTTACGATACGAGCCCTGATTGGCCAGAGCTCTCAATTCTTGGTTGAATCTTGGTTGCAGACGGCAACGCGATTGGCTGTCACAACCAAGATTGAGCTCGACTCACAAGCGGCAAGGACTTTCCTACGTTGATTCGGTGTGTCTCCCCCCCTGAGAACTGCTCAAGATGTATGCGCTTACATTTATGATGCATCAAGTCACCTACGAACATGTGAAGCAATAAAGCAAAGCACAGAGTTTTAAAACGCTCCCTTACTCcttgaaatgtaacatttttccCTACAACCCGGGGatgtattttgatatttgtatcCACACACCGCGACAGAGGGAGCTATCACGGGGAACGGGTTCCGGTGCTCTCTCTTTGAGCCTTCAGTACACTCTTGTTTCTCTTCAGAGCGCATAAATCTTTCGCCTTTTACTAAAGATTTCCGTGGAGAGGAACATTAAGAGTTTCAACTAATTTGTTGACGCCCTGCGTATGTGGGGCTTCCTCTCTTTGTAAAACATAAACTCCTGAAATGATATCAAACACGTCCCCCGTGAAACGCGCCTCTCTAAGACCCTCCGAGTTGTGCGTGGATCCAAGTTTCAAAATGGAATAATGTAACATTGCAGTGAAACAGAGGGAGTTTAAAAGGTGGTTATGGAGAGGAACAATAAGAGTTCCAACCAATTTTTTAATGCCCTGCGTATTTGGGGCTTCCTGTCTTTGTGAAACAATATTACCCTAAAGCTAACGTCTTCTTGTCCTCCGTTGTTTTGCTTACTTTTCTCTGTGTCAGGGATATCACACACAACACGTCTTTGATTGACAAATGCTCCAACGTACACGTGaataactaaaaaaaaaaactcagtaGAGAATAACTTAAATAACCGTATATATGTTTCAATGAAATATAACAATAGTTCCTACAACCCTGGAATATTTTTAGAATTTGTAAACACACCGCGACAGAGGGAGCTATGGCGAAGAATAGGGCGATGTGCTCGCGCGTTAGTCATCCAGTACACTCTTGTTTCTCTTCAAAGCGCATAAATCTTTCGCCTTTTACTAAAGATTTCCGTGGAGAGGAACATTAAGAGTTTCAAATAATTTTTTGATGCCCTGCATAAGTGGGGCTTCCTAATGTGTCAAAAGCAAATCACTAATAGAAGAGAGATTGCTTTGGTCTATGTTCGATAACCACAATGTCAACGAAATACGCCCGCGAGCGCGGTTTCGAATCCCGCTCGCTCCCTTGTATGGCAGCTAAAAACTCATCACCAgaatctgatcagctgtctggtctccacTCCCATTACTCCATGTATTCATGTAAAggtttattcattattattattaggctACCATACTGCTGGGTATGTTGTGAATACAAtaaagggatcaataaagttcttaactaaacatttgtaattcagtctttgtttatattattatactttGTAACAGAATCAAAATCTTCAAAGTAACTCATGGTGTCAAATCAATTATGTGAATTAAGAGTTTAACAGTAATATTTGCCactgaaatgtagtgaagttGAAGTATTAAGGAGCATGCAAGTAAGTACATAATCGTACAATTCTTCAATAGATGTACTTAATATAGAATAGTACTTACTaataatgaaagtgaaatatgatgatgaaaaaactaaacagaaacaTCCAAACTGGTTTTatacttgtttttgtgttgaaaacaacaataataattacaacaacaacaattattaaaatgttatattaaagtCTCAAATTACAAACGGTGCaataaacaatgcaacatataagaaaatgaaaagtagCTAGATAAATAACACATATTATAAAGaagttaaaacacagaaacatccaaaacattcacaacaaaatgtataacaataacaataataataataataataataataataataataacaacagcatTGTACCATAAATAACGTAGGCATAACTTACTAAATAGTGCaataaattgtaaataattgaagtgtaaagtaaataagaaaaagaacCACCCTCCCCCTACTCAcaaaatgttgtcatttaagGGGCAtctcttctgttgtttttcccaTACCCTCTTTGCGCCCTCCATTCCTCATAGGACTGGCTCTCTGATGCTTCACAGTACCAATGGCCAAAGTACTGTAAATGGGCAGGTTGCTTCCTCTCTTCCTGGCACTTTTTACAACGGATTCTGTCCGTCTTTTTTACATACTTTCTTTTGCCCGTTCCAGATTGTTCCCtctattcttttcttttcctgtacTGCTGGTTTGAGTACGGTATGTTAGTTTGACCTGATGTTAGCGCCTGAGTAGCTGCTGGAGGCATGTTGAGAAGCACCATCGGTGAGCTTCCAGGCGCAACCTGTGAGGGTCCAGGCACAGATGGTACCATATAAGGAATTGAGAATGGTGGTGCTGGTGCAAGGAAGGGACGTCCATAGtatggaggtggtggtgggactTGCAGATGGCCAGTGGTCTTGATCCCTTCTTGAGCTTTGCCTCACCAGCAGTGTTTGGTGGCAGAACAAAGATGTGAGGCTGAGGCAAACTGCCAGGATACAGAGAGGGCCCTTTCTGCATGGCCACAGGAAGCTTTTCAGGTCCTGCCATTGCTGCGTCAGGAGCTGGGATACCCTGCTTCAGGATCTGATGTTCCTGCAACATGCAACGCCTGCTGAACCTtggaaaacatgaaacaatcaatattaataaacaattgGGGTAAGTATTACAGTGTAAGTACACATGTATCACCATTGGGTGACAGTTGCAGCATTGAATTCTGGGAGCTGGATGGTGGTCTCAGTCATCAACTTGGCGTTGGTGATCACACACTCTCGGATGTGCTTATAAATACGTGTCACCATTTTGAATCGTGAGACCCTCACTCCGTCACAGCGCACACTTTTTCGGTAGAGCTGACAGAACTTTGTGAAGATGGCCTCCACCACTCGGTTGCAGTCTGGCCACTGTGCGGGACTGTGAACCCCAACGAATCACCTGCAAATCCAACAGAATACTTATTAATGTTAATTACTAAagattgatatttgtttttacttttcgGTGGCTTGATTTCCCTAAAGTTACGAGGAAAACCCAGAAAGTGTTGGTCTGATTTATTCCATCTGACACACAGACTTGCTCATTTTGTACGCCTCCaagtaattgtttgttttggccCGCGAAACAGACCAAACTGGATTTTGAAGAAACCCATCAGGTGTCCTCTGTTGGATGGATCTCCATGTTGCTGGGTTATGGCTCTTCTGGCCTTATCCATCACTTCCTCTGGGGAAAGAGGTCGCATCCACGGTCTGCCTTTGTTCTTTCTTTGTCCTTCGTAACTTCCAATGTAGCCTATAAGGTTCAGACTGCCGTCAGCCCGTTTTCTACAGCATGGTTCCCTTTAGAAAATAAGTAAtagacatatttttaaaaaacagaaatagatcacttataataaatatttattaaacaagCTGTAAAAGACGAGATGGTACAACACATTCCTGTGTTGTACCAGAGCTCTCAATTCTTGGTTGAATCTTGGTTGCAGACGGCAACGCGATTGGCTGTCACAACCAAGATTGAGCTCGACTCACAAGCGGCAGGGATTGTCCTACGTTGATTCGGTTTGTCTCCCCCCCATGAGAACTGCTCAAGATGTACGCGCTTACATTTATGATGCATCAAGTCACTTACGAACATGTGAAgcaataaagtaaaacacagagTTTTAAAACGCTCCCTTACTCcttgaaatgtaacatttttccCTACAACCCGGGGATGTATTTTGATACTTGTATCCACACACCGCGACAGAGGGAGCTATCACGGGGAATGGGGTCCGGTGCTCTCTCTTATCGCCTTCAGTACACTCTTGTTTCTCTTCAGAGCGCATAAATCTTTCGCCTTTTACTAAAGATTTCCGTGGAGAGGAACATTAAGAGTTTCAACTAATTTTTTGATGCCCTGCGTATGTGGGGCTTCCTCTCTTTGTAAAACAGAAACTCCTGAAATTATATCAAACTCGTCCCCCGTGAAACGCGCTTCTCTAAGACCCTGCGTATGTTGGGCTTCCTGTCTTTGAGAAACAATATTACCCCTCCGTGTGTTTCGCCTACTTCTCTCTGTCAGGGATCTCACACACAACACGTCTTTGATTGACAAATGCACCAACGTACACGTgcataacttaaaaaaaaaaaaacacccagtAGTTCATTCCCATGTTTAGagaataactttaaaaaaaacccttatATATGTTTCAATGAAATATAACAATAGTCCCTACAACCCTGGAATATTTTTAGAATTTGTAAACACACCGCGACAGAGGGAGCTATGGCGAAGAATAGGGTCATGTGCTCGCGCGTTGGTTCTCCAGTACACTCTTGTTTCTCTTCAGAGCGCATAAATCTTTCGCCTTTTACTAAAGATTTCCGTGGAGAGGAACATTAAGAGTTTCAACTAATTTTTTGATGCCCTGCGTATGTGGGGCTTCCTAAATTGTGATAGGAAATGGTTCCTTACTGTAACCTATAACAGTGCCCCCTCTGTTGGATTAAGTCACTTATGTGCACGTGGGTGTGAGGCATAGTAAAACAAAGGTCAGTGAGAGAAAAGACGAgcacaaaacacattaaataccaCAATATTAAAAACCATGTAGTTGATAGTGCagtaaaataatagtaataaaacaTAGCTCCCCTTTTAGTATTATCTAGTTGGCAAGTGTAGTTTTTGCTGGCTTTACAAATATATGAGGGACTTGCTCTAGAGACCATATAGGTGAAGTGAGAGCTAAGGACAAAAGTAGTGTTAATAATAATGGCTACATTTAGCTGCTATCTTAGCAACACTTTCAGATAATGAAGTCATCATTGCTATTTTAAGTGACAgcaatgcttcttttttttagcaACCTCAAGGTCCTCTGCTGTGATTatcagtcagtgagtcagtttCCTGTTGAATCTTTAACATCCTTTTTTTGTGAGAATGTGAAATAGCGTGTAGAGTAGCTAGCAGCTTCAAAGCTGTTTGACAGTCAGGTGGTCGGCTTCATCTTTCCTCTCTTGGTGGTGAGTTggttttttctgtgttttctgccaCACCAAATAGAGTATTTTGACCATTTTTGTGAACCTTTTTTGATATGGCATTGTTTCTTCTTTGAACACCCAAGGTCTGTGTGAAAATAGAGAAACTCTTCAGTGTTTCTTCACCGCTCTAAGATAAACTCAACTCTGTGCCTCTGCTTCTTTAAGATGATGTTAAGGCCTAATAGAGTTAACAATAATTGTACTAGTAAACCAAATTATTTGGGCCTTAGCAATATTAACTGTTACCACCATAGGCGTCATTTATGCTGGGGACATGTCCGCACCCCTTTTTGAAATGGCTAAATTTGTCACCACCACTTTGCATTAGCATCGTTTGTTACAAATGTTCTGAGAATAGCGATTAACAAAgaattttacacttttatttacacCAGAGATGGTGTCCTCTCGAGGACTGTTAACACTTTTTGGGTGTATTTCTGATAACCCAAGTGGTGCAGTTTAGATCCTACAACATGTTTAATATCGGTAATAATTGAATAGAGAATAGTAAAGCAATTGTTACTTCCGCTTTGCAGCAGCGTAGCATAGTTATTGCACAAGTTGCCAAAAAAGAGAATTATTGTAAGCATATGCATGcgtgcatatacagtatgtatgtattGTTAGCGGGGACGCTTAATGcagtaatgttttttaaatctgaaaaagtgtccccaccacttttttaaacaaatggtTACCACGCAGCTATCTCCTACATTATGTTGTCTCACTTTGTGCTTCAAGCCAACTTTTAACATCATGAAATATATGAGGGCTCAGTTTGAATTCGTCACAGTCCTTTTCTTATGTAGAAAAAGAAGATGGGCATAGCTAGAACCAATATTTGCTTTAATAATTTGCAAAAAAGTAAATGCAACAGTTTTTATGGATATCTTCACTAGAATTTGGCTTTCTCAAGAAACTGTGGTCAGTGTTTAAGATAAAAGTCACTTCCCCTTTCAGACTGATGAAACAGGAGGATGACTccattaaacaataaacacaccTAACATAACTGCATGAGGTATAGCTTAACACAATTCTGACAGAATTTAACAAATAGAAACATGGAAAGGGgaagcaaaacagaaaagtaaCATGGTTACATTATAACTAAAGTTATTGTGGGCCATACCAGGCTCAGCCCTACATTGCCACACCACCAGGCTCAGCTTTACTCGTCAGCCTATTGTTTGTTAGTTCATAGGGAAATGTAATACACTGTGCAGGAAAATTGATGGACACGCACCAAAAAATCTTACTGAGTCGAGTTTCATAGTCACTATGATATTAGAACTGTTGGTTTGATAGCACAAGCAATTTCAAAAATGACCTCTCACAAAAATGATGGGTCATTTTGTTACTATGTTTCCAAATTTTACTTATTGTCAGAGTATCCTGTAATTACATGAATAGTTTGTTACAGCCCTACTTTAGAGCTCTTTTGCATGGTTTTCTGACTGAACATCGCTCTCATTTAGTCACAGTGATGAACGCTTCCCTCCTGAACTCCAAcctttcctctgtgtgtctacGAGCAAGGCTTTCTGTAGCAGTGTGCTACTGGGTAGTAAAGGTTGCAGTTTAAACAGGGAGCATTAGGTCAGATCAGCGGGAGATCAACACCCTAGTTTTATCCTCCTGCATGTGTCTCCTCTTACAGCAGCACTGAACTAAAGACCTGTCAGGACACTAAATGATCATCCTGCACAAAATGTATCGTTCGTCTGTCAGATTCTacacaaaaacaatgtcaaCTAAACTTCCTGTTGTGTAAAACCTACTGATGAAATCATACTAAGCGCACCATGGAGGAGCTGCATGTTGCAACGGTTTCCTCTCATCTGTGTTTCCTGACCTTTAGCTGTTGGTTTTAAATGCAGACTGACTGTAGTTAAACCCTGATCACTACAGGTATGAACCGGACTGTCCCACACAATCAGTCGGGAAAGTCTGCGAGATCCCACCCCTGGATGGAGAAGTTAAAGAAACGCTTCTCTCTGAACAACCAGAAAAGATCCACGTGGTTCCGATCCACCGGCGTCCACTCCCTCCAGAAGTCCTGCGCAGATTTCCCTGTGTTTCTGGTTCTGCTGCAGGGCCACAGAGAGGCCGAGCGGCTGCTGGGCCACGCCCGTCTGTCCCTGGTTGTAGgccgcagcagcagcctgtTTGTGGAGTCAGTGGTAGTGTCCAAGGCAGAGCGAGGGAGGGGCTACGGCCGCACTCTGATGGAGGAGACTGAGCGCTACGCCAAGAGCAGAGGGTTCAAAAGCCTGTACCTGACGACCCACGATAAGCAGCACTTCTACGCCCACCTGGGATACGTACTGTCCACGCCTGTGCAGAACGCAGGCGCTATGACTTCGTTTGTTCCCATGGAGACGCTCTTAAGGTTCTCCAGAATGCCGAGTcgagagacaaacacacaagagcAAACACGGACAAAGATGGAGGCTCATGTACCTTGTGTTGTGGGGTCAACTCCACCTCCTCCTTCCATACCTCCTCCTTCCATACCTCCTCCACCTTGTCCTCCACCACCTTCATCCAtaccccccccacctcctccccttCAGTCTGCAGGGCAGCTTGTAGTT
The Eleginops maclovinus isolate JMC-PN-2008 ecotype Puerto Natales chromosome 1, JC_Emac_rtc_rv5, whole genome shotgun sequence genome window above contains:
- the LOC134870802 gene encoding N-alpha-acetyltransferase 80-like; translation: MNRTVPHNQSGKSARSHPWMEKLKKRFSLNNQKRSTWFRSTGVHSLQKSCADFPVFLVLLQGHREAERLLGHARLSLVVGRSSSLFVESVVVSKAERGRGYGRTLMEETERYAKSRGFKSLYLTTHDKQHFYAHLGYVLSTPVQNAGAMTSFVPMETLLRFSRMPSRETNTQEQTRTKMEAHVPCVVGSTPPPPSIPPPSIPPPPCPPPPSSIPPPPPPLQSAGQLVVQTLTETPHRDAKGVPIYWMKDI